A window of the Labrus mixtus chromosome 8, fLabMix1.1, whole genome shotgun sequence genome harbors these coding sequences:
- the fuz gene encoding protein fuzzy homolog translates to MMLQDGSTQLLCLTASSGVPLFTRGASKQLPFSVIGSLNGVHMFGGGQGVTLSSCETEGGGMVVWRVFQDSVMLIAVNGGGRGGSKVEEVRLQRLLENVWNCLVLVLGQDELANVRNVERLKRDLRSCFCLIDQLLEEKQEGILGNLTHCADSLLPPNPALLQEAVDGFAQAADSEFGCLIVHGRIAAATEKWWRLAPQEVVLLSALMRSLSASGSASCDYPVFLPQGSPTVAHRLLRFQLLHGVDVCVLCGPTPSLHRAESGLVGPVWTPLAETLRDCLAVGERCLPGSVSLRPDVLALLLMNRETRRSVCCVRTPTNLPPGDPQLPSKSRCWELLKVFYIFSTTRYFTQEETLIVPPEAKAQRDNTEDFVLGFTHQPQQCYLVTEECKSFGLQTPQHQLFLLVPLSVPTFAIRTVATQTLSAIVSATGF, encoded by the coding sequence ATGATGCTTCAGGATGGTTCAACACAGCTCCTCTGCCTCACAGCCAGCAGTGGGGTTCCTCTGTTTACTAGAGGAGCCTCCAAACAACTCCCATTTTCCGTCATTGGCTCGCTGAACGGCGTTCACATGTTCGGTGGCGGCCAGGGAGTTACCCTGTCCAGCTGTGAGACTGAAGGAGGGGGCATGGTGGTGTGGCGGGTATTCCAGGACAGTGTAATGCTCATTGCTGTGAATGGAGGTGGACGAGGGGGCAGCAAAGTGGAGGAGGTCCGTCTTCAACGCCTCCTGGAGAATGTCTGGAACTGCTTGGTGCTGGTGTTGGGGCAGGATGAGTTGGCCAATGTCAGGAATGTGGAGAGGCTGAAGAGGGATTTGCGATCCTGCTTTTGCCTCATCGATCAGCTGTTGGAGGAGAAGCAAGAGGGCATCCTAGGTAATCTAACACACTGTGCTGATTCACTGCTGCCCCCAAACCCGGCTCTTCTTCAAGAGGCGGTGGACGGCTTCGCTCAGGCTGCAGACAGTGAGTTTGGCTGCCTAATTGTTCATGGGAGGATAGCTGCGGCAACTGAGAAGTGGTGGCGCCTAGCACCGCAGGAGGTCGTGCTCCTGTCCGCTTTGATGCGCTCCCTCTCGGCCTCTGGTTCAGCCTCTTGTGATTACCCAGTTTTCCTTCCTCAGGGCAGCCCCACGGTGGCTCACCGTCTGCTTCGCTTCCAGCTGCTCCACGGGGTAGACGTGTGTGTCTTGTGCGGTCCAACCCCTTCTCTGCACAGAGCCGAGAGTGGACTTGTGGGTCCTGTCTGGACACCCCTGGCGGAGACCTTGAGAGATTGCCTGGCTGTTGGAGAGCGCTGCTTACCAGGGTCTGTTTCCCTGCGCCCAGATGTGCTGGCACTTCTTCTCATGAACCGCGAAACACGTCGTTCAGTCTGCTGTGTTCGTACTCCCACTAATCTACCGCCTGGGGACCCACAGTTACCCTCAAAATCCCGCTGCTGGGAGCTTTTGAAAGTCTTCTACATTTTCAGCACCACACGCTACTTCACCCAGGAGGAGACTTTAATTGTCCCCCCAGAGGCGAAAGCTCAGAGGGACAACACTGAGGACTTTGTCCTTGGTTTCACTCATCAACCACAACAGTGTTATCTAGTAACAGAAGAGTGCAAAAGCTTTGGACTTCAGACCCCGCAACACCAGCTCTTCCTACTTGTCCCTCTATCAGTGCCCACCTTTGCAATACGTACGGTGGCCACACAGACACTCTCTGCTATTGTTTCAGCCACTGGGTTTTAA
- the gng5 gene encoding guanine nucleotide-binding protein G(I)/G(S)/G(O) subunit gamma-5 produces the protein MSGSSNLVAMKKVVQQLRFEASINRVKVSQAAADLQQFCMQNALQDPLLTGVSSSTNPFRPQKVCSFL, from the exons ATGTCGGGTTCCTCTAATCTCGTAGCTATGAAAAAGGTCGTACAGCAGCTCCGGTTTGAAGCGAGCATAAACAGAGTGAAG GTCTCCCAGGCAGCGGCAGACCTTCAACAGTTTTGTATGCAGAATGCCTTGCAGGACCCTCTGCTCACTGGTGTATCCTCCAGCACCAACCCTTTCAGACCGCAGAAAGTCTGCTCCTTCTTGTGA
- the ssx2ipa gene encoding synovial sarcoma, X breakpoint 2 interacting protein a — translation MGEWWTSVPLGTSMGNYEISSISHVTMSPSRQNNLVSMYSSLPSLLRSSYNVISAFCTEDNIPHCISYINQELASLGLSSACIEASSPGGAALNTVSALNAMYELLQIHKRNMCSLEELENEQLKKSNSLEHMQMNNSRLKDQLELSIREKSGLHETERQLQLKIKTLQSCLKTEKDEVQKLQSIIASRASQYSHDAKRKEREAAKLKERLGQLLVDRKDKKLAIDVLNSLGRSDGKRSHWKNAKATASHEGDMYKSLLNDYEATQKSLMMENAELKKVLQQMKKEMIHILSPRQPSTRGASAEDTQEQSLLDSDVEEKTGDSSRETLDQSCEQAREQLTNSIRQQWRKLRNHMEKLDSQASQVQNQVESNQEVIPRETHEDEMERMRREVQQCKEFIHAQQQLLQQQLNTSFDEETAVLLNDCYTLEEKERLKEEWRLFEEQKRNFERERKNFTEAAIRLGREKKAFQEDRAAWLKNQFLNMTPFTDRRCSSSDGQSALSIRSEPEMRMSSAKARLAKSSTYATFSTPKATQSATVPSTTELYRTLRLIPDSSSSRHSNRGSWQESSAIDDGDTRFKIKNRVRCGDLSIFSLGEDENSLT, via the exons ATGGGAGAGTGGTGGACATCAGTGCCATTAGGAACATCTATGG gaaACTATGAGATCTCCAGCATATCACATGTGACAATGTCTCCCTCGAGGCAGAACAATCTTGTGTCAATGTACTCCTCTTTGCCTTCTCTCTTGAGAAGCTCCTACAATGTGATAAGTGCCTTTTGTACCGAGGATAACATTCCTCACTGCATTTCATACATCAATCAG GAGCTCGCCTCACTGGGCCTCTCCTCGGCATGTATTGAGGCCAGCTCACCAGGGGGAGCCGCCCTGAACACAGTGTCAGCCCTGAATGCCATGTATGAGCTGCTCCAGATTCACAAACGCAACATGTGCTCTTTAGAGGAGCTCGAGAACGAACAGCTGAAGAAATCAAATTCCTTGGAACACATGCAGATGAACAATTCCAGACTCAAG GATCAATTGGAACTGTCTATTAGGGAGAAATCGGGTCTAcatgagacagagaggcagcTACAGCTCAAAATTAAGACTTTACAGAGCTgcttgaaaacagaaaaagacgaG GTTCAGAAGCTCCAGAGTATCATAGCCAGTCGTGCCTCGCAGTACAGTCACGATGCCAAACGGAAAGAACGAGAAGCTGCCAAGCTCAAGGAACGCCTCGGCCAGCTCCTGGTCGACAGAAAGGACAAGAAACTAG CTATTGATGTACTGAATAGCTTGGGACGGTCGGATGGAAAAAGGAGCCACTGGAAGAACGCAAAAGCCACAGCCAG CCACGAAGGTGACATGTACAAGTCCTTACTCAACGACTACGAGGCCACTCAGAAGTCCTTGATGATGGAGAACGCTGAGCTCAAGAAGGTTCTTCAGCAGATGAAGAAGGAGATGATCCACATTCTGAGTCCACGTCAGCCTTCTACCAGGGGAGCCTCtgctgaggacactcaggagcAG tctcTGTTGGATTCAGATGTTGAGGAGAAGACTGGTGACTCGAGCAGGGAAACTCTGGACCAATCATGTGAGCAGGCAAGAGAACAGCTCACCAACAGTATCCGGCAGCAGTGGAGGAAACTGAGAAACCACATGGAGAAGTTAGACAGCCAAG cCTCACAGGTCCAGAATCAGGTGGAGTCCAATCAAGAGGTGATACCAAGAGAGACCCACGAGGACGAGATGGAGAGGATGAGGCGTGAAGTGCAGCAGTGCAAAGAGTTCATTCatgcacagcagcagctccttcag CAACAACTCAACACATCATTTGATGAGGAGACAGCAGTCCTTCTAAACGACTGCTACACTTTGGAGGAGAAGGAGCGGCTCAAGGAGGAATGGAGGCTGTTTGAAGAACAAAAGAGGAACtttgagagggagaggaagaattTCACAGAGGCTGCTATTCGCCTGGGGCGAGAG AAAAAGGCCTTTCAGGAGGACCGTGCTGCTTGGCTCAAGAATCAGTTTTTGAACATGACTCCTTTCACGGACCGTAGATGTTCCTCGTCTGACGGTCAAAGTGCCTTATCGATCA GAAGTGAACCAGAGATGAGGATGTCTTCCGCAAAAGCTCGGCTGGCCAAATCCTCGACCTATGCGACGTTCTCCACACCTAAAGCAACACAAAGTGCCACTGTGCCATCCACAACTGAACTGTACCGCACACTCCGCCTGATACCAGACAGCAG TTCATCCAGACATTCAAATCGAGGAAGCTGGCAAGAATCCAGCGCCATTGACGATGGAGATACTCGGTTCAAGATTAAAAACAGAGTTCGATGTGGAGACTTGAGTATCTTCTCTCTGGGTGAAGATGAGAACAGCCTCACTTGA
- the LOC132979292 gene encoding mucolipin-3-like has product MEDSEPLLAARPEERRRNGHCRWSTHTKESKMVEDFRRRLKYFFMNPCEKYRARGRKPWKLMLQILKIAIITVQLVSFGLSNEMMVTFKEENLMTFRHLFLKGYKDHRLGSYALYSKADVYDHMYYIINRYLNLPNLTVGNLAYERADGKYSPLSVCQEFYRNSSIDPDNETFHIDPHIDKDCISIFPRQLLDNTSLASHVNFSLDFKSLLSVSMYLTLKTINLQTVRHHELPDCYDFHIMIMFDNRAHSGKIKVDVKNDVTIYECRNWNVEGTSDKNDYLLLSFDSVVILACFTSLILCMRSVINGIQLQFEFNIFFHAYFNKKVSWSDRMEFVNGWYILIIVSDTLTIAGSALKIGIQTKYLTNYDVCSILLGTATMLVWVGVIRYLGFFKKYNILILTLRKAFPNVIRFCCCAAMIYLGYCFCGWIVLGPYHDKFRTLDKVSECLFSLINGDDMYATFLNMRDKSYMVWLFSRLYLYSFISLFIYMVLSLFIALITDTYETIKHHQQDKVPVSQLQAFIAECRDQPESGRYQTDEEPASCCLSPCC; this is encoded by the exons ATGGAGGACTCTGAGCCTCTGCTGGCTGCGAggccagaggagaggaggcgaaACGGTCACTGTCGATGGAGCACACACACCAAGGAGTCCAAGATGGTGGAGGACTTCAGACGGAGGCTCAAGTACTTCTTCATGAACCCCTGTGAGAAATACAGAGCCAGGGGTCGCAAGCCATGGAAACTGATGTTACAGATATTAAAAATTGCAATCATCACAGTGCAG TTAGTCTCTTTTGGCCTGAGCAATGAAATGATGGTCacctttaaagaagaaaaccTGATGACATTCAGACACCTGTTCCTGAAAGGATACAAGGATCACCGCCTGGGAAGCTACGCCCTGTACAGCAAAGCAGATGTGTATGATCACATGTACTACATTATCAACAGG taCTTAAATCTCCCAAACCTGACAGTAGGTAACCTTGCATATGAGAGGGCGGATGGAAAGtactctcctctgtctgtgtgtcaagAGTTTTACAGAAACAGCAGCATTGATCCTGACAATGAGACCTTTCACATTGACCCACATATTGATAAag ATTGTATTTCCATTTTCCCCCGGCAGCTGCTTGACAACACTAGTTTGGCATCACACGTGAACTTCTCGTTAGATTTCAAAAG TCTGCTATCAGTGAGCATGTACCTCACTCTGAAAACCATCAACCTGCAGACTGTGCGCCACCATGAGCTACCAGACTGCTAcgacttccatattatg ATCATGTTTGATAACCGTGCCCACAGCGGAAAGATAAAGGTGGATGTTAAAAATGATGTCACAATTTATGAATGCAGAAACTGGAATGTGGAAGGGACTT CTGATAAGAATGATTACCTTCTCCTGTCCTTTGATTCTGTGGTCATCCTCGCCTGCTTCAcctctctcatcctctgcaTGCGCTCTGTCATCAACGGCATCCAGCTGCAGTTT GAGTTCAACATATTCTTTCACGCCTACTTCAACAAAAAGGTCAGTTGGTCTGACCGCATGGAGTTTGTGAATGGCTGGTACATCCTTATCATTGTGAGCGACACACTGACCATTGCCGGCTCTGCGCTCAAAATTGGAATACAAACAAAG TACCTGACAAACTATGATGTCTGCAGTATCTTGCTTGGAACAGCCACGATGCTCGTCTGGGTCGGTGTGATACGTTACCTCGGATTCTTTAAGAAATATAAC ATATTGATCTTGACCCTCAGGAAAGCATTTCCAAATGTGATTCGATTCTGCTGTTGTGCAGCCATGATCTACCTCGGGTACTGTTTCTGTGGTTGGATCGTCCTTGGGCCTTACCATGACAAG TTCCGAACACTTGACAAGGTATCAGAGtgccttttctctctcatcaACGGGGATGATATGTACGCCACCTTCCTAAACATGAGAGACAAGAGCTACATGGTGTGGCTTTTCAGCAGACTTTACCTCTACTCCTTCATCTCCCTCTTCATCTACATGGTGCTCAGCCTCTTCATCGCCCTCATTACAGACACTTACGAGACCATCAAG CATCACCAGCAGGACAAAGTGCCCGTGTCCCAGCTTCAGGCCTTCATAGCAGAGTGTAGGGACCAGCCTGAGTCTGGAAGATACCAGACTGATGAAGAGCCAGCTTCCTGCTGCCTCTCCCCATGCTGCTGA
- the bcl10 gene encoding B-cell lymphoma/leukemia 10 — protein MDVPHLTEEEMAEIKKDVLTRLRHYLCDKIRAERHLDYLRARRILTRDDAEEISCRTTQTKRTAMMLDILAENPRGLDALTDSIREMRSQNFIIAKITDEVQKAKNEKIESLRAGVISSSSDSGISSPSKTSDLLMSFSNNSTMLFHPDGEQSCSTSGAAASLNLPSLQRSCDLPPGSCASVAVAASASSTSSSLPRPGDPGAPPLPDDVMVESPSNIDAGAPGCTSTGGDPNFQPLRSRSLTPTSHRSIF, from the exons ATGGATGTTCCTCATCTCACTGAGGAAGAAATGgcagagattaaaaaagac GTGCTGACCAGGCTGCGGCACTACCTCTGCGACAAGATCAGAGCCGAACGCCACCTCGACTACCTGCGCGCCCGCAGGATTCTCACACGAGACGATGCGGAGGAAATTAGCTGCAGGACAACTCAGACGAAGAGGACGGCCATGATGTTGGACATACTGGCAGAAAACCCTCGAGGCTTGGACGCCTTGACTGACTCCATAAGGGAGATGCGTTCACAAAACTTCATCATTGCCAAAATCACAGATGAGGTGCAAAAGGCCAAAAATGAGAAGATCGAGTCTCTCAGAG CAGGAGTTATCAGTTCCTCATCTGACAGCGGCATCAGCAGCCCGAGCAAAACCAGTGACCTCCTCATGTCGTTTTCAAACAACTCCACCATGCTCTTCCACCCAGACGGAGAACAGAGCTGTTCCACTTCAGGCGCAGCGGCCTCACTCAACCTGCCGTCATTACAGAGAAGCTGCGACTTGCCTCCCGGATCTTGCGCTAGCGTCGCCGTTGCTGCCTCCGCTTCTTCCACTTCCTCCAGCCTCCCCAGACCCGGAGACCCAGGAGCTCCCCCGCTGCCCGATGACGTTATGGTGGAATCCCCCTCCAACATCGACGCAGGAGCGCCAGGATGCACCAGCACAGGAGGGGACCCAAACTTCCAGCCCCTCCGATCACGCTCGCTCACGCCAACGTCACATCGAAGCATCTTTTAA